From a single Candidatus Saccharibacteria bacterium genomic region:
- a CDS encoding MgtC/SapB family protein, giving the protein MEFTDAVLRLLVAAGLGGIIGLEREYRDKSAGFRTQLLIALGTALFTISALDLSSMHGSSDPARIIGYIIAGIGFIGAGAIAKDGFSIKGLTTSSTIWVGAGIGIASGMGDFSLAAVATIIAMFALIALPGFEHWIDHLKRERTYTITATSLVGLDDVMSKFRSSSLKVHDYRRSMNGGNFVLRLVTSGKPNAHRHMEDYLLNEEQVIDF; this is encoded by the coding sequence ATGGAATTCACAGATGCAGTATTGAGGTTATTAGTTGCCGCAGGCCTAGGCGGCATCATCGGCTTAGAGCGTGAGTACCGCGATAAATCAGCTGGCTTTCGAACACAGCTATTAATCGCTCTGGGCACAGCCTTGTTCACTATCTCGGCGCTCGACCTCTCGTCAATGCATGGCAGTAGCGATCCTGCAAGAATCATCGGCTATATTATTGCTGGCATAGGTTTTATCGGTGCTGGAGCTATCGCTAAAGACGGCTTCTCAATCAAAGGCCTCACTACATCTTCAACGATCTGGGTTGGTGCCGGGATTGGTATCGCGTCAGGTATGGGTGACTTTTCGCTTGCTGCTGTGGCAACAATAATTGCTATGTTCGCACTTATTGCTCTACCGGGCTTCGAGCACTGGATAGACCACCTCAAGCGCGAACGCACCTACACCATCACCGCAACTAGCCTTGTTGGCCTAGACGACGTCATGTCTAAGTTTCGTTCTAGCTCATTGAAAGTACATGACTATCGACGCTCGATGAATGGCGGCAACTTTGTCCTAAGATTAGTAACTTCTGGCAAACCTAATGCCCATCGCCATATGGAAGACTACCTACTCAATGAAGAACAAGTGATCGACTTTTAA
- a CDS encoding HD domain-containing protein, whose translation MKRSNKLDKASELLIAHSYAYTRRVYGEFGRLPLPYHNHLHTLDVVAAASSLGELAMTKGKISPTELAILQIAAAGHDLVHGMTGNGVNEQQSAKKIAKWMIKQTPDVFKKPLVSRVENIIMATVCGVNQHGFWQSAGEDYLGQLMCDADVSAAGLPPEESKVRSDRLYSESLKGEQPGPENRLVFLQNQVVFYSTHNWYTEEAKVLLPYQERNLHMTLAEIETLQA comes from the coding sequence ATGAAAAGGTCAAATAAATTAGATAAAGCCAGTGAGCTATTGATAGCTCATTCCTATGCTTACACTCGTAGGGTTTATGGCGAATTCGGCCGATTGCCGCTTCCCTACCATAACCACCTACACACACTTGATGTTGTTGCGGCCGCTAGTTCACTTGGAGAACTAGCCATGACCAAGGGCAAAATTAGCCCTACTGAGCTAGCTATCTTGCAAATTGCGGCTGCCGGGCACGACCTCGTTCATGGTATGACTGGGAATGGTGTGAATGAGCAGCAAAGTGCTAAAAAAATCGCCAAGTGGATGATCAAGCAAACACCCGACGTCTTTAAAAAGCCATTAGTCTCCCGAGTAGAAAATATTATTATGGCGACCGTCTGCGGCGTAAATCAACACGGTTTCTGGCAGTCAGCCGGCGAAGATTATCTTGGGCAGCTAATGTGTGATGCCGACGTGTCGGCCGCCGGCCTGCCGCCCGAGGAGTCAAAAGTTCGCAGTGATCGGCTTTACTCAGAGTCTCTGAAGGGCGAACAGCCAGGACCAGAGAATCGATTAGTGTTTTTGCAGAACCAGGTCGTATTTTATTCGACCCACAATTGGTACACCGAAGAAGCCAAAGTACTACTTCCCTACCAAGAACGCAACTTACACATGACTTTAGCCGAGATTGAGACGCTCCAAGCTTAA
- a CDS encoding ABC transporter ATP-binding protein encodes MKDILRILKSGRELKWHYFAISLLTTVLSLVTIMTPLLSGWAIDEIRKGTGANVRYAALLAVGIFALDLMQTVVSNINGYIGDRVLAKLTAILSRDYYSHLLTLPQSYFDRELSGKIINRLNRSISQITQFIHMMSNNFLQFIFSTVLSLGVVAYYSWQVALMLFALYPIFIWMTVRTSARWQVFQKQKNEHNDIASGRFGESINQVKVVKSFVQEARELKFFNRHYRSMVDISKPQSALWHKQDVIRRLILNIIFFAVYLFIFVKGAQGVFTPGQAVALILYAMNIRIPIFSISYLVENTQRAVADSRDYFEIMEIKPDIKDELAAEDLVVKSARVEFRDVVFGYGDQDVLKNISLLIEPGTKVALVGESGEGKTTLTNLLLRLYEARDGEIFIDSQNIRKVTQSSLRGNIGVVFQDPALFSGTIAENISYANPKATDRQILAAAKAANADEFVSKLKKGYDTEIGERGLKLSGGQKQRIAIARALLKDAPILILDEATSSLDSKSEIMVQEALERLMQGRTTIIIAHRLSTIAHVDQIVTLKNGQINEVGSPAKLAKSGGIYANLLKLQHGKDKESTKLKLSQYDINA; translated from the coding sequence ATGAAAGATATTTTGAGGATCCTAAAATCCGGTCGGGAGCTGAAGTGGCACTACTTTGCCATTAGCCTACTGACGACCGTTCTGTCGCTAGTCACAATCATGACGCCTCTTTTGAGTGGCTGGGCGATCGATGAGATAAGAAAGGGCACGGGTGCGAATGTGCGCTACGCCGCCTTGCTGGCGGTGGGGATCTTTGCTCTCGACTTAATGCAAACAGTGGTCAGTAACATCAATGGCTATATTGGTGATAGGGTGCTGGCTAAACTGACGGCCATTTTAAGCCGAGACTATTACTCGCATCTGCTGACTTTGCCGCAAAGTTACTTCGATCGCGAGCTATCTGGGAAAATCATCAACCGCCTAAACCGCTCAATCTCTCAAATAACTCAGTTTATTCATATGATGAGCAATAACTTTTTGCAGTTTATTTTTAGTACTGTTTTAAGCTTGGGAGTGGTCGCTTATTATTCCTGGCAGGTAGCACTAATGCTCTTTGCGCTTTACCCTATCTTTATCTGGATGACAGTCAGGACAAGCGCCCGCTGGCAAGTTTTTCAAAAGCAAAAAAACGAGCACAATGACATTGCGAGCGGTCGCTTTGGCGAGTCGATCAACCAAGTCAAGGTGGTGAAAAGCTTCGTCCAAGAAGCGCGGGAGCTGAAGTTTTTTAACCGGCACTATCGATCGATGGTAGATATCTCTAAGCCGCAGTCGGCACTGTGGCATAAGCAAGACGTCATCAGGCGACTGATTTTAAACATAATTTTCTTTGCGGTTTATTTATTCATCTTTGTCAAAGGAGCGCAAGGTGTCTTCACACCAGGCCAAGCTGTGGCTTTGATTCTCTATGCCATGAATATCCGCATCCCTATTTTTTCGATTAGTTATCTGGTCGAAAACACTCAGCGAGCAGTTGCCGATAGCCGAGATTACTTTGAGATTATGGAGATAAAACCTGATATCAAAGATGAGCTGGCAGCCGAAGACTTAGTTGTGAAGTCGGCGCGGGTGGAGTTTCGGGATGTCGTTTTTGGTTATGGCGATCAGGACGTGCTGAAAAATATTTCACTACTGATTGAACCGGGAACTAAGGTAGCGTTGGTAGGAGAGAGCGGCGAAGGCAAGACTACGCTAACCAACTTGCTGCTGCGGCTCTACGAAGCGCGAGATGGCGAGATCTTCATTGATTCTCAGAACATACGTAAGGTAACGCAGAGCTCACTAAGGGGCAACATCGGTGTAGTATTCCAGGATCCAGCGCTTTTTAGCGGCACTATAGCCGAGAATATTTCTTATGCTAATCCAAAGGCGACCGATCGGCAGATATTGGCGGCCGCCAAAGCTGCCAATGCCGATGAGTTTGTATCAAAACTTAAAAAAGGCTACGACACAGAGATCGGCGAACGAGGACTGAAACTGTCAGGCGGCCAAAAACAGCGTATCGCTATTGCTAGAGCGCTGCTCAAAGACGCACCAATCTTGATACTTGATGAAGCAACCAGTAGCCTAGACAGCAAAAGCGAGATTATGGTGCAAGAGGCTTTGGAGCGTCTGATGCAGGGGCGTACTACCATTATTATTGCTCACCGCCTTAGCACCATCGCTCATGTTGATCAAATTGTGACTCTCAAGAACGGCCAGATTAATGAAGTAGGCAGCCCAGCCAAACTAGCCAAAAGCGGCGGTATTTATGCTAATCTTCTAAAACTTCAACATGGCAAAGATAAGGAATCAACCAAACTCAAACTCAGCCAGTACGACATCAACGCCTAA
- a CDS encoding aminotransferase class I/II-fold pyridoxal phosphate-dependent enzyme: MVFRNTLEIPVPPDVIMRANARYQQAVAAGRDVINTGIGVVVADSGDIFMPTDVRSAYADIASELSENPIGYQTPRGHVGYLSKLVELHELGDSSRIASVQTAGGTGALSLAAAVLPTLFDLPASSQIFSDGGWPNYEAIFSDYNVLQARHLDSEGRYDHQSFLGEIDSADAGSIVLMQSSGFNDDGMDRSPEQWDDIVQIIGRRGLLPIIDCAYSGLTNPMLESVADPIGKYLDSEYPHLVTYSSSKNLGLYHNRLGALMVFGGNSSQVAGVQNVLEKAVRRSVSSLAYLPAEAAYRAMYDGSLLTLEQNEMAQTLAARRRRFASVLGGGFKHVSDGNGLFAKILPSGFSEDQHKKVEEQGVIILPSSRVNIGGVPTPKIPSVAEAIKNVL; this comes from the coding sequence ATGGTTTTTAGAAATACGCTAGAAATTCCTGTTCCGCCGGATGTGATTATGCGGGCTAATGCACGCTACCAACAGGCTGTTGCTGCTGGCAGAGATGTTATAAACACCGGCATTGGTGTTGTGGTGGCTGACAGCGGTGACATATTCATGCCAACGGACGTGCGTTCAGCCTATGCCGACATTGCCAGCGAACTTAGTGAGAACCCAATCGGTTATCAGACACCTCGTGGGCACGTCGGCTACTTAAGTAAACTGGTCGAACTGCATGAGTTGGGTGATAGTAGTAGAATTGCAAGTGTTCAGACTGCGGGCGGTACGGGCGCATTGTCACTAGCCGCAGCGGTTTTACCGACATTATTTGATCTTCCGGCTAGCAGCCAGATTTTTAGCGATGGGGGTTGGCCAAACTACGAAGCCATTTTTAGTGATTATAATGTTCTACAAGCTAGGCATTTGGATAGCGAGGGGCGATACGATCATCAGAGTTTTCTTGGTGAGATTGACTCAGCTGATGCAGGTAGCATTGTCTTGATGCAGTCGTCTGGCTTTAATGACGACGGCATGGACCGCTCGCCAGAACAGTGGGACGATATTGTCCAAATAATTGGAAGAAGGGGCTTACTGCCAATTATTGATTGCGCTTACTCTGGTCTGACGAATCCCATGCTCGAGTCTGTGGCAGATCCTATCGGGAAATATCTTGATTCCGAATATCCTCACCTAGTTACTTATTCAAGTTCAAAAAATCTAGGCTTGTATCATAACCGTTTGGGAGCGTTAATGGTTTTTGGCGGTAATAGTAGCCAGGTTGCTGGGGTTCAGAATGTGCTAGAAAAAGCTGTACGTAGAAGCGTGTCCAGCCTAGCTTATTTACCAGCAGAGGCAGCTTATCGAGCTATGTATGACGGCAGTTTACTTACTTTAGAGCAAAATGAGATGGCCCAAACATTGGCTGCAAGAAGAAGGAGGTTTGCATCCGTTTTGGGAGGTGGCTTCAAACACGTAAGCGATGGAAACGGGCTGTTCGCTAAAATTTTACCTAGTGGTTTTAGCGAAGATCAACATAAAAAGGTCGAAGAACAAGGAGTCATAATCTTGCCAAGCTCCAGAGTGAACATTGGCGGCGTGCCGACTCCCAAAATACCCTCTGTAGCCGAAGCAATAAAAAACGTTTTGTAG
- a CDS encoding FKBP-type peptidyl-prolyl cis-trans isomerase, whose protein sequence is MLAGLFFLTTVGTTAYVIWQINREDPVATGDQIQTPTNNNQTEKKVLKGTPLADFTPTKEPISSIQKIDTVVGSGAEAVASSTVTVNYTLANMDDGVVRESSLDSQPLTSPLSGLIKGWLDGVPGMKVGGKRRLLIPSAQAYNDGKDLVFDIELLDVK, encoded by the coding sequence ATGTTAGCGGGTTTGTTCTTTTTGACTACGGTCGGAACAACAGCTTACGTTATTTGGCAAATTAACCGCGAAGACCCAGTCGCAACGGGCGATCAAATTCAGACACCAACTAATAACAACCAAACGGAGAAAAAAGTGCTAAAAGGTACACCGCTAGCGGATTTCACGCCAACCAAAGAGCCGATCAGTTCTATTCAAAAAATCGACACAGTTGTAGGCTCTGGAGCAGAAGCTGTGGCGTCGAGTACGGTGACAGTTAATTATACGCTAGCCAATATGGACGATGGTGTAGTTCGCGAAAGCTCGCTCGACAGCCAACCGCTAACTAGCCCCCTATCTGGTCTAATTAAAGGCTGGCTAGATGGCGTGCCCGGTATGAAAGTTGGCGGTAAACGACGTCTGCTGATACCATCGGCTCAAGCTTACAACGACGGCAAAGACCTCGTTTTTGACATCGAACTACTTGATGTAAAATAG
- a CDS encoding glutaredoxin family protein produces MSKKVTVFTTSTCAYCVMVKKYLDSKGVAYDVVNLEEQPQRQAEVMAKSGAMTVPVTLVQNDDLSEQVIVGFNLSKLAPAIA; encoded by the coding sequence ATGAGTAAAAAAGTAACCGTTTTCACGACTTCAACATGCGCTTATTGCGTTATGGTTAAAAAATACCTAGACAGCAAAGGCGTAGCCTACGATGTAGTAAACCTAGAAGAGCAGCCACAACGCCAAGCAGAAGTCATGGCTAAAAGTGGGGCTATGACAGTGCCAGTCACGCTGGTGCAGAACGATGACTTGAGCGAACAAGTGATTGTTGGTTTCAATCTGTCAAAACTAGCGCCAGCTATTGCATAA
- a CDS encoding four helix bundle protein: protein MNEGVQTKYDLEERTLEFARSIRGYYLGKQSAYLIQDDLKQVIRSSGSIGANYIEANDGLSKKDSILRMKIAKKEARETIYWLKLLDAPEDLIEEARQISFILASIINKLSEKERS, encoded by the coding sequence GTGAATGAGGGTGTACAGACGAAGTATGATTTAGAAGAGAGGACTCTGGAATTCGCTAGGTCAATAAGAGGGTATTACCTAGGAAAACAAAGTGCCTACTTGATACAAGACGATCTAAAACAAGTTATTAGATCGTCTGGCTCAATAGGCGCTAACTATATTGAAGCTAATGATGGACTAAGCAAAAAAGACAGTATCTTAAGGATGAAGATAGCCAAAAAAGAGGCACGCGAAACCATTTATTGGCTAAAGCTCCTAGATGCCCCTGAAGATCTCATAGAGGAAGCAAGACAAATATCATTCATATTAGCTTCTATAATTAATAAATTGAGTGAAAAAGAAAGGAGCTAA
- a CDS encoding FAD-dependent oxidoreductase: MKTHVPNNETIPVIVIDGKGYVNPEISFLAQELNIAAATDKKVYDVAVVGAGPSALSAAIYTTREDLDTVLIEKGVIGGLAAITDQVDNYPGFPEGVTGLDLADNLQKQAERFGTKFEFAQVEAIETRPSGEKRVVTTDGELFARAVLVATGSDYKKLGIPGEQEFYGRGVHYCATCDGPVFRDKKLVVVGGGNSAVQEAIFLTKFASHIDLLVRGDQMRASDVLQHELEKHKDKITIHFKTQPLEVVGNKFVSGIKTKSDGQDKLFECDGVFVFIGLLPNTDFLKHSLELDEVGFVKTDERLQTSMEGVFASGDVRSGATMQIASAVGEGATAALKIREYLEAKNR, from the coding sequence ATGAAAACGCATGTGCCCAACAACGAAACAATTCCAGTCATAGTTATCGACGGCAAAGGCTATGTTAACCCCGAAATTAGTTTCTTGGCTCAAGAGCTTAACATTGCTGCGGCCACAGACAAAAAAGTCTACGATGTAGCAGTAGTTGGCGCCGGACCGTCGGCTTTGAGTGCCGCAATCTATACAACCCGCGAAGACCTTGACACGGTGTTGATTGAAAAAGGCGTCATTGGTGGCTTGGCAGCCATCACCGATCAGGTGGATAACTATCCTGGATTCCCAGAAGGTGTAACTGGTTTGGATCTTGCTGATAATCTACAAAAACAGGCAGAGAGATTTGGTACGAAGTTTGAATTTGCCCAGGTTGAGGCGATTGAGACCCGACCAAGTGGCGAAAAACGCGTAGTTACCACTGACGGCGAGCTTTTTGCCAGAGCAGTATTAGTGGCAACAGGTAGCGACTACAAGAAGCTGGGTATACCTGGTGAGCAGGAGTTCTATGGACGTGGCGTTCACTACTGTGCGACCTGTGACGGTCCCGTGTTTCGTGATAAAAAGTTAGTGGTAGTTGGCGGTGGCAATTCTGCCGTTCAAGAAGCGATTTTCTTAACCAAGTTTGCTTCACATATTGACCTTCTAGTCCGAGGCGACCAGATGCGAGCTAGCGATGTTCTGCAGCACGAGTTAGAAAAACACAAGGATAAGATAACTATACACTTTAAAACTCAGCCGCTAGAGGTGGTTGGCAACAAGTTTGTTAGTGGTATAAAGACGAAGTCTGACGGTCAGGACAAGTTGTTTGAGTGTGACGGTGTTTTTGTATTCATAGGCCTACTGCCTAACACCGACTTCTTAAAACATAGCCTCGAACTCGATGAAGTTGGGTTCGTGAAAACCGACGAGCGTTTGCAAACCAGCATGGAAGGCGTTTTCGCATCTGGCGACGTTCGAAGCGGTGCAACTATGCAAATCGCTAGTGCTGTCGGCGAGGGCGCTACCGCTGCTCTCAAAATTCGTGAATACCTCGAAGCAAAAAACCGATAA
- a CDS encoding glycerophosphodiester phosphodiesterase, producing the protein MALISHRGAAGLAPENSLDSITIANRFRPKFIEVDLHRTIDGVFILFHGALKQTLSGAPRKETFEQLKAEHPYLATLNQALKHKTEAPLLFDIKCTTATDELISTLKNEGMPREFSFTSPHPGTLYELKKAFPHSRTFISQPYWHGPVAAIELARDYGFSGVTLNKWWLNPSTYWLCGKYGKEINAYTINHSLWIWLAQKFYKRAFITTNHPDRYRKHYPLHQD; encoded by the coding sequence ATGGCTTTAATTTCTCATCGAGGAGCTGCCGGTCTAGCACCAGAAAATTCGTTAGATAGCATCACGATAGCTAACCGTTTTAGACCTAAGTTCATAGAAGTTGACTTACATCGTACCATTGACGGTGTATTCATTCTTTTTCACGGGGCCCTCAAACAGACATTAAGTGGCGCTCCCCGCAAGGAAACTTTTGAGCAGCTCAAAGCTGAGCACCCATACCTAGCCACCCTAAATCAAGCCCTCAAGCACAAAACCGAGGCGCCGCTACTTTTCGATATCAAATGCACAACAGCTACTGACGAGCTGATTAGCACCCTCAAAAACGAAGGCATGCCAAGGGAGTTTAGCTTCACCTCACCGCACCCTGGCACATTGTATGAGTTAAAAAAGGCTTTCCCTCACAGCAGAACATTTATTTCTCAGCCTTACTGGCACGGCCCTGTTGCGGCAATAGAACTGGCACGTGACTACGGCTTTAGCGGTGTCACACTTAACAAATGGTGGCTAAACCCCTCGACCTATTGGCTATGCGGCAAGTACGGCAAAGAGATAAACGCCTATACAATCAACCATAGTCTGTGGATCTGGCTGGCGCAGAAGTTTTACAAGCGGGCTTTCATTACCACCAATCACCCCGATCGGTACCGTAAGCATTACCCTTTACACCAAGACTAA
- a CDS encoding inorganic diphosphatase produces MADFNQVLTPGDVDNGVINTVIEIPKWSTLKIEWNRKVAAFQLDRVEPSIFAKPVNYGFIPQTLDEDGDELDTLVLTNDPIPTGVFLEATVIGVLKFEDDGEVDDKIICVPADDRNTDNAISSIDDLHARWRQKIEHHFTHYKDLKKPGSTKVIGWGDAEEAKRIIKECITRYSK; encoded by the coding sequence ATGGCGGATTTTAACCAAGTTTTAACACCGGGCGATGTTGATAATGGAGTCATCAATACAGTAATTGAAATACCAAAATGGTCAACGCTCAAGATAGAGTGGAACCGTAAGGTGGCAGCTTTTCAGCTTGACCGCGTGGAGCCTAGTATTTTTGCCAAGCCTGTTAATTACGGCTTTATTCCTCAGACTCTAGATGAAGACGGCGATGAGTTGGATACGCTCGTGCTTACCAATGATCCGATCCCGACCGGGGTATTCTTGGAGGCGACGGTAATAGGTGTGCTCAAGTTTGAAGACGACGGAGAGGTCGATGACAAAATCATCTGTGTGCCGGCTGATGATCGCAACACCGATAATGCCATTAGTTCAATTGATGATCTACACGCGCGCTGGCGTCAGAAAATCGAGCATCATTTTACCCATTACAAAGATTTGAAGAAACCCGGAAGCACGAAAGTTATCGGTTGGGGTGACGCCGAAGAGGCCAAACGGATTATTAAAGAGTGCATCACCCGATATAGTAAATAG
- a CDS encoding NUDIX hydrolase: protein MKKIIPTGVNLIPDRASKVFTGKIFDVYQWDQTLYDGSSGVFEALKRPDTVSVFAVVNDKIIILEDEQPHRSMVIALPGGRVDFDDTSTLEAAKREVKEETGYEFADWKLVYVNKPLEKIEWFIYTYIASGVKKISEPHIDAGEKIKVKFLSFEEVKNLALKGEKRFTEQDVLIKASGLRSFLEAPEFVGVEVDR from the coding sequence ATGAAAAAGATAATACCGACCGGAGTAAACCTAATACCAGATCGCGCCTCTAAAGTTTTTACTGGAAAAATTTTTGATGTTTATCAGTGGGATCAAACGCTCTATGATGGGTCTAGTGGTGTATTCGAAGCACTAAAGCGTCCAGACACAGTATCGGTGTTCGCTGTAGTTAATGACAAAATCATCATATTAGAAGATGAGCAGCCACACCGTTCGATGGTCATAGCTTTGCCAGGAGGTCGTGTGGACTTTGACGATACCTCTACGCTTGAAGCGGCAAAGCGCGAAGTAAAAGAAGAGACAGGCTATGAGTTCGCTGATTGGAAGTTGGTATACGTAAATAAACCCTTAGAAAAAATAGAGTGGTTTATATACACATACATAGCAAGTGGGGTGAAAAAAATTAGCGAGCCACATATCGACGCTGGAGAAAAAATAAAAGTTAAATTTTTGTCTTTCGAAGAGGTTAAAAACCTGGCACTAAAAGGCGAAAAAAGATTTACCGAGCAAGATGTGCTGATTAAGGCTAGTGGTTTAAGGTCGTTTTTGGAGGCACCGGAGTTTGTCGGCGTAGAAGTTGACAGGTAA
- the gap gene encoding type I glyceraldehyde-3-phosphate dehydrogenase, which translates to MKTKVAINGFGRIGRNAFRIAFDRSDVEIVGINDLTDTKTLAHLLKYDTSYGKYHHEVAHDDTHIIVKGVKIPISAEKDPSVLPWKKLGVDVVIESTGRFTKGEDAMAHIKAGARKVVISAPAKGDDVQTLVIGANEDEMSKSGPIVSNASCTTNSVAAVMDIMDREFGVEKAMLTTVHSYTASQVLQDAPAKDLREGRAAAENIVPTTTGAAIAVALTVPNLKGRFDGLSIRVPTPVVSISDVTMVLKRDTTKEEINEVFKKAAKEPYYQGIVGVSEEPLVSKDYVGNSHSGVVDLLLTNVVAGNLVKVVVWYDNEWGYSNRLVELVADIGKALK; encoded by the coding sequence ATGAAAACAAAAGTTGCAATTAATGGATTCGGACGAATTGGCCGTAACGCCTTTAGAATAGCCTTTGACAGAAGTGACGTAGAAATTGTCGGGATTAACGATCTGACAGATACCAAGACGTTAGCGCACCTGCTTAAGTACGATACAAGCTACGGCAAGTATCATCACGAAGTCGCGCATGACGACACCCACATTATTGTCAAGGGAGTCAAGATCCCAATTAGCGCCGAAAAAGACCCTTCAGTGTTGCCGTGGAAGAAGCTGGGCGTTGACGTTGTGATTGAATCGACCGGGCGCTTTACCAAGGGTGAAGACGCCATGGCGCATATCAAAGCCGGTGCCCGCAAAGTCGTTATCAGCGCTCCTGCCAAAGGCGATGATGTCCAAACACTGGTAATCGGCGCCAATGAAGACGAAATGTCCAAGAGCGGTCCGATTGTCAGCAACGCTTCCTGCACAACAAACTCGGTTGCGGCAGTGATGGATATTATGGATCGTGAGTTTGGCGTCGAAAAAGCCATGCTAACAACGGTGCACAGTTACACTGCCAGTCAGGTGCTTCAAGATGCCCCGGCAAAAGATCTCCGCGAAGGCCGTGCAGCAGCAGAAAACATAGTCCCGACTACTACGGGGGCAGCAATTGCAGTTGCCTTGACGGTGCCTAACCTCAAGGGTAGGTTCGATGGACTAAGCATCCGAGTACCTACCCCAGTTGTTTCGATTAGTGACGTCACAATGGTGCTAAAGCGCGATACCACCAAAGAAGAAATAAACGAAGTTTTTAAGAAGGCTGCCAAAGAGCCTTACTATCAGGGAATAGTAGGTGTTAGTGAAGAACCTTTGGTGAGCAAAGACTATGTTGGAAATAGCCATTCTGGTGTGGTTGACCTGTTACTCACTAATGTTGTTGCCGGAAACCTGGTCAAAGTAGTTGTCTGGTATGACAACGAATGGGGCTACTCTAATCGTTTAGTTGAGCTAGTAGCTGATATTGGCAAAGCACTAAAGTAA
- a CDS encoding RpiB/LacA/LacB family sugar-phosphate isomerase, whose protein sequence is MKIYLGSDHNGFRLKATLVDHLKRSGYEVVDDGPDKLDPNDDFPVFAAKVVTAVLGSDDKDARGILICGSGQGMVMAANRHRGIRAALIYDRESARSSRNDDDANVMALPAHLLAGDLHEASVIVEIFMLTPFAAAERFKRRIQELDNL, encoded by the coding sequence ATGAAGATTTATCTTGGTAGCGATCATAATGGTTTTCGGCTTAAGGCGACTTTAGTTGATCATCTTAAGCGCTCTGGTTATGAAGTGGTTGATGATGGCCCAGATAAACTTGATCCAAATGATGACTTTCCAGTTTTTGCCGCAAAGGTAGTTACTGCTGTACTTGGCTCTGACGACAAAGATGCGCGAGGGATTTTGATTTGTGGCAGCGGGCAGGGAATGGTTATGGCGGCTAACAGGCACCGTGGGATTAGGGCTGCCTTGATTTACGATCGTGAGTCGGCGCGTAGTTCTCGTAACGATGACGACGCGAATGTGATGGCGCTGCCAGCGCATCTACTCGCAGGCGACTTGCATGAGGCATCGGTAATTGTAGAAATCTTTATGCTTACGCCGTTTGCTGCAGCTGAGCGCTTCAAGCGCCGCATCCAAGAACTCGATAACCTCTAA